The Candidatus Methylomirabilota bacterium genome has a window encoding:
- a CDS encoding transketolase, with product MADIARLETIARDCRVQIIRMLTHAGSGHPGGSLSVIDLITILLFARMRHDPHRPTWADRDRLVLSKGHAVPALYAAMARAGYFPEERLVTLRKLGSPLQGHPDRTLLPGIEAATGSLGQGLSIAVGMALGLRLARSSARVYCILGDGEIQEGQVWEAALAAPQLGQPEFGLENLTVIVDYNKIQLDDFVARILDLEPLAAKWQAFGWPVLEIDGHKMAEIDRALDQAEATRDKPCFIVAHTVKGKGVSFMENNPEWHGKAPKPAEAIAAIREILGVPEAAWAEHLARDAGARSLVDELRALERR from the coding sequence ATGGCCGATATCGCCCGCCTGGAGACGATCGCCCGCGACTGCCGGGTCCAGATCATCCGCATGCTGACGCACGCGGGCTCCGGGCACCCCGGGGGCTCGTTGTCGGTGATCGATCTCATCACCATTCTGCTGTTCGCGCGCATGCGCCACGATCCCCACCGCCCGACCTGGGCCGATCGCGATCGCCTGGTGCTGTCCAAGGGGCACGCCGTACCCGCGCTCTACGCGGCGATGGCGCGGGCAGGCTATTTTCCCGAGGAGCGCCTGGTGACGCTACGCAAGCTGGGGAGCCCGCTGCAGGGTCATCCCGACCGCACGCTTTTACCGGGCATCGAGGCGGCGACCGGCTCGCTGGGCCAGGGACTCTCCATCGCCGTCGGCATGGCGCTGGGGTTGCGCCTGGCCCGGTCGTCGGCACGCGTGTACTGCATCCTGGGCGACGGCGAGATCCAGGAAGGCCAGGTGTGGGAGGCCGCCCTGGCCGCGCCGCAGCTCGGTCAGCCGGAGTTCGGCCTCGAGAACCTGACCGTCATCGTGGACTACAACAAGATCCAGCTCGACGATTTCGTGGCCAGGATCCTAGACCTGGAGCCGCTGGCCGCGAAGTGGCAGGCCTTCGGCTGGCCGGTGCTGGAGATCGACGGGCACAAGATGGCCGAGATCGACAGGGCCCTCGACCAGGCCGAGGCTACTCGCGACAAGCCCTGCTTCATCGTGGCCCACACCGTCAAAGGCAAGGGCGTGTCGTTCATGGAGAACAACCCCGAGTGGCACGGCAAGGCTCCCAAGCCGGCCGAGGCCATCGCGGCCATCCGCGAGATCCTGGGCGTGCCCGAGGCGGCCTGGGCCGAGCACCTCGCCCGGGACGCCGGCGCCCGGAGCCTCGTCGACGAGCTCCGGGCCCTCGAGCGGAGGTGA
- a CDS encoding metallopeptidase TldD-related protein, giving the protein MIETSDLARAVGAALAFAHAQPGVREVEAFAAANTALLTRLCYTSHIPCNGVEEPKSSQAWGLGLQVVFDGPDGPWLGFGAEPADLSQRGVERAFAKARAAAIRDPEFVSLPRPRPERRSLRDYHDPRLMGLDDARLVEAGWSVIHGALRTFLASSRLADLATSEAGLRALGLILGGDVTILQERMAIASTAMPETQTDESTLLTAFVTGMVEARQAKGSGWSTGTRLDHFTDEAGVEAAQNATAAVGGHRVRSGTYTMILGRQPVTDLLNNLVVPACSASAFYSSSTPFLGKLGRRVASPSLTIYDDGARPGLMGSKGITCEGLPTGRTDLIRDGLLVGCLSNWYETRRLLRDAGLASKLGASGAPAEAALVPRNGFRFGDGGGRQFDSQPSIAASNVILEGSEPMSSADLLQHVNDGLYIGRIWYTYPINGLSAGDFTCTVVGDSYIIRDGRIEAPLRPNTVRINDNIANVLNNIVGITKDVKGTIVWAADEVVYAPEVAVRGVRVEEIAGFMEELT; this is encoded by the coding sequence GTGATCGAGACCAGTGACCTCGCCCGAGCCGTCGGCGCCGCGCTGGCATTCGCGCACGCCCAGCCAGGCGTCCGCGAGGTCGAGGCGTTCGCGGCTGCCAACACCGCGCTCCTCACGCGTCTCTGCTACACCTCCCATATCCCCTGCAACGGCGTGGAGGAGCCCAAGTCCTCGCAGGCGTGGGGCCTGGGCCTGCAGGTGGTCTTCGATGGGCCGGACGGCCCGTGGCTGGGGTTCGGTGCCGAGCCGGCCGACCTCTCGCAGCGCGGCGTAGAGCGGGCCTTCGCGAAGGCTCGCGCCGCCGCCATCCGCGATCCCGAGTTCGTCTCGCTGCCACGGCCGCGCCCGGAGAGACGCAGCCTCCGCGACTATCACGACCCGCGCCTCATGGGCCTGGACGACGCGCGGCTGGTCGAGGCCGGCTGGAGCGTCATCCACGGCGCGCTCAGGACGTTTCTCGCCTCCTCGCGCCTGGCCGACCTGGCCACCAGCGAAGCGGGACTGCGAGCGCTCGGCCTGATCCTGGGAGGCGATGTGACGATCCTGCAGGAACGCATGGCCATCGCCTCCACCGCGATGCCCGAGACGCAGACCGACGAGTCGACGCTCCTCACCGCGTTCGTGACCGGGATGGTGGAGGCCCGGCAGGCCAAGGGGTCGGGCTGGTCCACGGGGACGCGGCTCGATCACTTCACCGACGAAGCGGGGGTGGAAGCCGCCCAGAACGCCACCGCCGCGGTGGGCGGCCATCGCGTCCGCTCCGGGACGTACACGATGATCCTCGGCCGCCAGCCGGTCACGGATCTTCTGAACAACCTCGTCGTCCCGGCCTGCAGCGCGAGCGCGTTCTATTCCTCTAGCACGCCGTTTCTGGGCAAGCTGGGCCGCCGGGTCGCCTCGCCGTCGCTCACGATCTACGACGACGGGGCCCGGCCCGGGCTCATGGGCTCCAAAGGGATCACCTGCGAAGGTCTGCCGACCGGCCGCACCGACCTGATCCGTGACGGCCTCCTCGTCGGGTGTCTGTCCAACTGGTACGAGACCCGGCGGCTTCTCCGCGATGCCGGCCTGGCGTCAAAACTGGGCGCCAGCGGCGCGCCGGCCGAGGCGGCGCTGGTGCCCCGCAACGGCTTCCGATTCGGGGACGGCGGGGGCCGTCAGTTCGACAGCCAGCCGTCCATCGCCGCCTCGAACGTGATCCTCGAGGGCAGCGAGCCGATGAGCTCGGCCGACTTGCTCCAGCACGTGAACGACGGGCTGTACATCGGTCGCATCTGGTACACCTACCCGATCAACGGGCTGTCGGCCGGCGATTTCACCTGCACCGTCGTGGGCGATTCGTATATCATCCGCGACGGCCGCATCGAGGCGCCGCTCCGGCCCAACACCGTGCGGATCAACGACAACATCGCGAACGTGCTGAACAACATCGTCGGCATCACCAAGGACGTGAAGGGGACGATCGTGTGGGCCGCCGACGAGGTCGTCTACGCGCCCGAAGTGGCCGTGCGTGGTGTCCGGGTCGAGGAGATCGCGGGCTTCATGGAGGAGCTGACCTGA
- a CDS encoding rhodanese-like domain-containing protein has product MRALLTFVVIAVLLLGSAAPAAPPNYPVAFIGVDALKRLVDGGTAVTIVDVRTPPEYEQLHIKGARSIPLRALPGRLREVPRTQLVVFY; this is encoded by the coding sequence GTGCGGGCCCTACTGACGTTCGTGGTCATAGCCGTCCTGCTCCTGGGCTCCGCCGCGCCGGCGGCCCCACCCAACTACCCGGTGGCCTTCATCGGGGTGGACGCGTTGAAGCGGCTGGTGGACGGCGGCACCGCCGTGACCATCGTCGACGTGCGCACGCCGCCCGAGTATGAGCAGCTGCACATCAAGGGCGCGCGCTCGATTCCGCTGCGCGCCCTGCCCGGGCGGCTCCGCGAGGTCCCCCGGACTCAGCTGGTCGTCTTCTATTGA
- a CDS encoding TldD/PmbA family protein, giving the protein MTVTRVSVEVIEGLKPMIRDVLRDTAGRLPHLTYADLRLEAVEAKGAAAENGASRFSGDDYALSLGVRVLAGDRAVAAGYVGLSLGASDLPRLDQIIREAIRQAWRRATLNAEMKADARGKFGALGEALANTRLHATDVCVDTVPAVYQVDPRTVPLADMVRLATELSREVAALDARIHHNYVGVLTQLSRELFASTEGALIDQAFALTQGGCAVVAGSGTVNQDLYDVMGHQRGWEIVAGGVGEPMMRFPPLRDFVLALAREAAALAEAPVLPTSDREVVVVTDPHYNTLVSHEIVGHPVELDRALKMETAYAGRSWLLRSLDEHQLGKPVASPLVTAYSDPGLPGYGHYRYDHEGTPARRVVHIDRGIFTGFMNSRQTAAVFGGAPNGHYKATDAALVPLVRMSNTVFAGGDRDPRDIVAEVDRGFYLAGHRTPSIAESRENFRISARTVYEIRNGQLGRLYRDGGIAADTRDYLMNVDAVGSDFLLYPIPNCGKGQPMQTKKLGNGGPTIRSRARVVGG; this is encoded by the coding sequence GTGACGGTGACGCGCGTCTCGGTCGAGGTCATCGAGGGCCTCAAGCCGATGATCCGTGACGTCCTCCGCGACACCGCCGGTCGCCTTCCCCATCTCACGTACGCCGACCTGCGCCTGGAAGCCGTGGAGGCCAAGGGGGCGGCCGCCGAGAACGGGGCCAGCCGCTTCTCCGGCGACGACTACGCGCTGTCCCTGGGGGTCCGCGTCCTCGCCGGCGACCGCGCGGTCGCCGCCGGCTACGTCGGCCTGAGCCTGGGCGCCAGCGATCTGCCTCGCCTGGACCAGATCATTCGCGAGGCGATTCGCCAGGCCTGGCGCCGCGCCACCCTCAACGCCGAGATGAAGGCGGATGCCCGGGGCAAGTTCGGCGCCCTCGGTGAGGCGCTGGCCAACACGCGGCTGCATGCGACCGACGTGTGCGTGGACACCGTGCCCGCGGTCTATCAGGTCGACCCCCGAACGGTCCCCCTGGCCGACATGGTCCGCCTCGCCACCGAGCTATCGCGGGAGGTCGCGGCCCTCGACGCCCGCATCCACCACAATTACGTGGGCGTGCTCACGCAGCTCTCCCGCGAGCTGTTCGCCTCGACGGAAGGCGCCCTGATCGATCAAGCGTTCGCGCTGACGCAAGGCGGGTGCGCCGTAGTGGCCGGCAGCGGTACGGTCAACCAGGACCTCTACGACGTGATGGGGCACCAGCGCGGCTGGGAGATCGTGGCCGGCGGGGTGGGTGAGCCGATGATGCGCTTTCCGCCGCTCCGCGACTTCGTGCTGGCTCTGGCCCGCGAGGCCGCGGCGCTGGCCGAGGCGCCGGTCCTGCCGACCTCCGATCGTGAGGTGGTCGTCGTCACGGATCCTCACTACAACACCCTGGTCTCCCACGAGATCGTCGGGCACCCGGTCGAGCTCGATCGGGCCCTCAAGATGGAGACGGCCTACGCCGGCCGCTCCTGGCTGCTGCGCAGTCTGGACGAGCACCAGCTCGGCAAGCCGGTGGCCTCACCGCTGGTGACCGCGTATTCCGATCCCGGACTGCCCGGCTACGGTCACTACCGCTACGATCACGAGGGGACGCCGGCCCGCCGCGTCGTGCACATCGATCGCGGCATTTTCACGGGCTTCATGAACAGCCGGCAGACGGCGGCGGTCTTCGGAGGGGCGCCCAACGGTCACTACAAGGCCACCGACGCCGCCCTGGTGCCCCTCGTCCGTATGTCGAACACGGTCTTCGCCGGCGGCGACCGCGATCCCCGAGACATCGTGGCCGAAGTGGACCGGGGGTTCTACCTGGCCGGGCACCGCACGCCCTCGATCGCGGAGAGTCGGGAGAATTTCCGGATCTCGGCCCGCACGGTCTACGAGATCCGCAACGGCCAGCTCGGCCGGCTCTACCGCGATGGCGGCATCGCCGCCGACACCCGCGATTACCTCATGAACGTGGACGCGGTGGGCTCGGACTTCCTGCTCTATCCGATCCCCAATTGCGGCAAGGGCCAGCCGATGCAGACCAAGAAGCTCGGCAACGGCGGGCCCACGATCCGCAGCCGGGCCCGCGTCGTCGGGGGCTGA